The following coding sequences lie in one uncultured Bacteroides sp. genomic window:
- a CDS encoding efflux RND transporter periplasmic adaptor subunit yields MKSIRYISVMFFSLVVAGGMFQACSSSDKETNVKEVAVPVVTALPSSSQDAGVLASGQIEAGQTAVISTRVMGSISRIHVKAGDKVAKGQLLVSISNADILAQRAQADAAISEAKAAAAVSAKDVERFKQLYQNQSASVKELENVTLHHQSISSKLETALQMRNQVNAMLAYTRITAPFSGVITKKFMDEGSMANPGMPLLALEQSGNFQVVASVPESDIAKIKQGTTVNLTVKSLGITFPGTISEISPSSQFTGGQYGVKIAIADSKFLGIKAGMYVNVVIPGEQTKSSQSSAMTVPVKAIVNKEQLTGVYVVSNDNKALLRWIRLGKQMGDRVEVLSGLAPNERLVVSAQGRIYNGCKVNKSK; encoded by the coding sequence ATGAAATCAATAAGATATATATCCGTAATGTTTTTCTCTCTGGTTGTAGCCGGAGGTATGTTTCAGGCTTGTTCTTCTTCAGATAAGGAGACTAACGTAAAGGAAGTGGCTGTACCTGTAGTAACTGCTTTACCTTCCTCTTCTCAGGATGCAGGTGTTTTGGCTAGCGGTCAGATTGAAGCCGGACAAACAGCGGTGATTAGTACCCGGGTAATGGGCAGTATCAGCCGTATTCATGTAAAAGCCGGTGATAAAGTTGCAAAAGGACAATTATTAGTTAGTATATCTAATGCAGATATTCTGGCTCAAAGAGCACAAGCTGACGCGGCAATATCTGAAGCTAAAGCGGCGGCGGCTGTATCCGCTAAGGATGTGGAACGTTTCAAACAGCTATATCAGAATCAGAGTGCTTCGGTAAAGGAATTGGAAAACGTTACTTTGCATCATCAATCCATCAGTTCCAAACTGGAGACTGCTCTGCAAATGAGGAATCAGGTAAATGCTATGCTGGCATATACACGTATAACGGCTCCTTTCTCAGGTGTTATCACCAAGAAGTTTATGGACGAGGGGAGCATGGCCAATCCGGGAATGCCATTGCTGGCTCTGGAACAGAGTGGAAACTTCCAGGTCGTGGCTTCTGTTCCCGAATCGGATATTGCCAAGATAAAGCAAGGAACAACAGTTAACCTTACAGTAAAGTCTTTGGGCATTACTTTCCCCGGAACAATTTCGGAGATTAGTCCGTCATCTCAGTTCACCGGCGGACAATATGGAGTTAAGATTGCAATTGCCGATAGTAAGTTTTTAGGGATCAAAGCCGGAATGTATGTAAATGTGGTGATTCCTGGTGAGCAGACTAAGAGCTCTCAATCCTCTGCAATGACTGTTCCTGTGAAAGCCATCGTTAATAAAGAACAACTTACAGGTGTGTATGTGGTAAGTAACGATAATAAAGCTTTGCTTCGCTGGATCAGGTTAGGTAAACAAATGGGAGATCGTGTAGAAGTACTATCTGGACTTGCTCCGAACGAACGTTTGGTGGTAAGCGCACAGGGACGTATTTACAACGGTTGCAAAGTGAATAAATCAAAATAA
- a CDS encoding TolC family protein, producing the protein MKEQMKTIRLLMAGVFCFAALLPVKAQTETRFLSLNEAVETALKENKQLLTTSLDEKIAQSDYHKSDAIFLPQVNVSYTAMATNDPLNVFGFKLQQQSVTAQDFNPVLLNSPDALKDFNANIEVQMPLLNLDQIYMRKAAAAQKEAARYGTLRMKDYISFEVKKAYLQLQLAYREKGVLEEALATSGEVYASVERFFAQGLIRKSDVLNAKVHVSGVETNLEKAKSAVANASDYLSLLMGRPAGTVYQVEGLASSIITSNTSVSNLRSDFQAMEKAVTATEMMRKSSALSLVPRLNAFGNYQWNDRKFASFGSDSYLVGVRLSWTLFNGNQSKYNARSSKLMGMKMQEQLNDQKMKAQLEYNKTSRDLDDIAFELRKQNDMVEQAAEALRIIKDRFEQGLEKTVDVLVAQTQLSGQQLNYARTVYKQNLTAAYMEFITSGESINK; encoded by the coding sequence ATGAAAGAACAGATGAAAACTATCAGATTACTTATGGCCGGAGTGTTTTGCTTTGCGGCTCTTCTGCCTGTAAAAGCCCAGACAGAGACTCGCTTTCTGAGCCTGAACGAAGCTGTTGAGACTGCTTTAAAGGAAAACAAACAACTTCTTACTACTTCTCTCGACGAAAAGATTGCGCAGTCCGATTACCACAAGAGTGATGCTATCTTTTTACCGCAGGTTAATGTTTCGTATACGGCCATGGCCACTAATGATCCGCTGAATGTATTTGGATTTAAACTCCAGCAGCAATCTGTTACAGCGCAAGATTTTAACCCGGTATTACTAAATAGCCCCGATGCATTGAAAGATTTTAATGCAAACATCGAGGTGCAAATGCCTTTACTCAATCTTGATCAGATTTATATGAGGAAAGCCGCTGCAGCTCAAAAGGAAGCAGCCCGCTATGGTACGCTTCGCATGAAAGATTATATTTCTTTCGAGGTGAAGAAGGCTTACCTTCAACTGCAACTTGCTTACCGTGAGAAGGGTGTGCTCGAAGAAGCATTGGCAACCTCTGGTGAAGTGTATGCTTCCGTAGAACGTTTTTTTGCTCAGGGACTGATTCGTAAATCCGATGTGCTCAATGCAAAAGTGCATGTGAGTGGTGTGGAAACAAATCTGGAGAAAGCAAAAAGTGCAGTGGCAAATGCTTCCGATTACCTGAGTTTGCTCATGGGACGTCCGGCAGGAACTGTCTATCAGGTAGAAGGGCTTGCTTCATCAATAATAACTTCCAATACTTCTGTATCAAACCTTCGCTCAGATTTCCAGGCAATGGAGAAGGCTGTAACGGCAACTGAGATGATGAGGAAATCTTCCGCACTTTCTTTGGTTCCCCGTCTGAATGCTTTTGGTAACTATCAATGGAACGATAGGAAGTTTGCGTCCTTTGGTTCTGACAGCTATCTGGTAGGAGTGCGTTTGTCGTGGACATTGTTTAATGGAAATCAGAGCAAATATAATGCTCGCTCCAGCAAGTTAATGGGAATGAAAATGCAGGAACAACTCAACGATCAGAAAATGAAAGCGCAACTGGAGTATAACAAAACCAGCAGAGATCTTGATGATATTGCTTTTGAACTCCGCAAACAGAATGATATGGTGGAGCAGGCTGCAGAAGCACTCCGCATAATAAAGGATAGGTTTGAGCAGGGACTGGAAAAGACTGTCGATGTACTTGTTGCCCAGACTCAGCTTTCTGGTCAGCAACTCAATTATGCCCGCACTGTATACAAACAAAATCTGACGGCTGCATATATGGAATTCATTACTTCCGGCGAATCAATTAATAAATAA
- a CDS encoding Crp/Fnr family transcriptional regulator, whose product MMDLFNEITEFKASLAIRKKLVEYSVVKTFKEGDDILREGSYIHGIPIIATGSVRVMRTNDDGREILLYYIKTGESCVMSILGGLHNDTSKVKAVAEEDTEIFFIPNDKLASLIKEYPQFLDYIFRLYHKRFEESLDIINEIAFKKMDERLLALLEKKTELYHDQTINITHEQLANELGTARVVISRLLKQLEEYGAVSLGRNKLTVLKSLKGFTPGND is encoded by the coding sequence ATGATGGACTTATTTAATGAGATTACCGAATTCAAGGCTTCCCTGGCTATTCGTAAGAAACTAGTAGAATACAGTGTGGTAAAGACTTTCAAGGAGGGAGATGACATTCTTCGTGAAGGATCTTATATTCACGGAATTCCTATTATTGCCACTGGAAGTGTAAGAGTGATGCGTACCAATGACGATGGAAGGGAAATTCTTCTTTATTATATTAAAACGGGTGAGAGTTGTGTGATGTCTATCCTTGGCGGACTGCACAATGATACTAGCAAGGTAAAGGCGGTGGCCGAAGAGGATACGGAGATTTTCTTTATTCCAAATGATAAACTGGCTTCTCTTATTAAGGAATATCCTCAGTTTCTTGATTATATTTTCAGATTGTACCACAAACGTTTTGAAGAATCACTTGATATAATCAACGAAATTGCCTTCAAAAAGATGGACGAGCGGTTATTGGCTCTTTTGGAAAAGAAAACAGAACTTTATCATGACCAGACAATTAACATCACTCACGAGCAATTAGCTAATGAACTTGGCACTGCACGGGTGGTTATCTCTCGTCTTCTCAAGCAATTAGAGGAATATGGTGCCGTGAGTTTAGGACGCAACAAGCTAACTGTTTTAAAATCTTTGAAAGGTTTTACACCGGGCAACGATTAA
- the dinB gene encoding DNA polymerase IV, whose amino-acid sequence MMERKIIHIDMDAFYASVEQRDHPEWQGKPLVVGRKEERGVVAAASYEARKYGIRSAMSSLKASQLCPDLIFAPGRMAVYKGISAQIHEIFHEYTDLIEPISLDEAFLDVTENKKGIELAVDIAKEIKQRIREELDLVASAGVSYNKFLAKIASDYRKPDGICTIHPSQAQEFIDKLSIESFWGIGKVTAKKMHSLGIYNGIQLRASSASFLTHEFGKAGMLYYNFARGIDLRPVESERERKSVGCETTFDQDLTIQSSIIIELYHVAKELISRLEKSGFKGYTLTLKIKFNDFTQKTRSISEDHSLTTLKEILPLAKELLKEVDITNHPIRLIGLSVSNPWEELPPQRYKQLSFKFK is encoded by the coding sequence ATGATGGAACGTAAAATAATCCATATTGACATGGACGCCTTTTATGCATCAGTGGAACAGCGTGATCACCCCGAGTGGCAAGGTAAACCTCTGGTTGTAGGCCGTAAAGAGGAACGGGGTGTTGTAGCTGCCGCCAGCTATGAAGCCCGCAAATATGGTATCCGTTCAGCTATGTCTTCCCTGAAAGCCAGTCAGCTATGCCCGGATCTCATCTTTGCTCCGGGACGTATGGCTGTTTACAAAGGTATCTCCGCCCAAATACATGAAATTTTTCACGAATATACTGATCTGATTGAACCAATCTCACTGGATGAAGCGTTTTTGGATGTTACAGAAAACAAGAAGGGAATTGAGCTTGCCGTAGATATTGCTAAAGAAATAAAGCAACGCATACGTGAAGAGTTGGATTTAGTTGCCTCGGCAGGCGTTTCTTATAACAAATTTCTGGCAAAGATTGCATCGGACTATCGCAAGCCAGATGGCATTTGTACCATTCATCCCAGTCAGGCTCAGGAGTTTATCGACAAGCTCTCCATTGAATCTTTCTGGGGGATTGGGAAGGTTACAGCTAAAAAAATGCATAGCCTTGGCATTTATAACGGCATCCAACTGCGTGCAAGCAGTGCATCGTTTCTGACTCATGAGTTTGGAAAGGCGGGAATGCTTTATTATAATTTTGCACGCGGCATTGATCTTCGTCCGGTGGAGTCGGAAAGAGAAAGAAAATCCGTGGGCTGTGAAACTACCTTCGATCAAGACCTTACCATTCAGAGCTCCATTATTATTGAATTATATCACGTTGCCAAAGAGTTGATTAGCCGATTGGAAAAATCGGGCTTCAAGGGCTACACGCTGACTCTGAAAATTAAATTCAATGACTTCACGCAGAAAACCCGTAGCATAAGCGAAGATCATTCATTAACCACACTTAAGGAAATTCTTCCGCTTGCCAAAGAATTACTAAAAGAAGTAGATATAACCAATCACCCTATCCGGCTAATCGGTCTTAGTGTTTCAAACCCCTGGGAAGAATTACCTCCACAAAGATATAAGCAATTGTCTTTCAAATTCAAATAA
- a CDS encoding nitroreductase family protein, with the protein MTVPTSRTNECGRIQINSDLCNGCGLCVSVCKDYSLTLENNKAIQSVNPLFGCLACGHCMMICPQGAITIVGRCTSEADLIEMPSKEESASYPSLVNLLYRRRSIREFKDTPVEKEVIDRIIEAAQTAPMGLPPSDVHLLVFDTQEKVTDFAKDFCGYLEGMKWFVSKWFLALMRPFWGKANSDLFKGFVRPCVYAYINYMKKGTNIVNYDAPVAMYFYGSPYSDPADPVIAATYAMIAAESLDLGTCMAGAVHPFIQNGKAAKKFREKYGIREKSREGLFVLMGYPKVKYTKAIKRTFASVDRF; encoded by the coding sequence ATGACTGTACCAACTTCGAGAACCAATGAATGCGGCCGGATACAGATAAACTCTGACTTATGCAATGGCTGCGGATTATGCGTTTCAGTTTGTAAAGACTATAGTCTCACACTGGAAAACAACAAAGCAATACAATCTGTTAATCCCCTTTTTGGCTGTCTGGCATGCGGGCATTGCATGATGATTTGTCCGCAAGGAGCTATTACTATTGTAGGACGATGCACTTCCGAAGCCGACTTAATAGAGATGCCATCTAAAGAAGAATCTGCTTCGTACCCGTCACTCGTCAATTTGTTGTACCGCCGAAGAAGTATCCGCGAGTTTAAGGATACTCCTGTAGAGAAAGAAGTGATTGATAGAATAATTGAAGCTGCACAGACAGCACCAATGGGCTTGCCGCCATCGGATGTTCATCTGCTGGTATTCGATACTCAGGAGAAAGTGACCGACTTTGCAAAAGATTTCTGCGGTTATCTGGAGGGCATGAAATGGTTTGTCTCCAAGTGGTTCCTGGCTCTGATGCGGCCATTCTGGGGCAAAGCAAACAGTGATCTGTTTAAAGGATTTGTACGTCCTTGCGTATACGCTTACATAAATTACATGAAAAAAGGTACAAATATAGTGAACTATGATGCCCCTGTAGCAATGTACTTTTATGGTTCTCCATATAGCGATCCGGCCGATCCTGTAATTGCCGCCACGTATGCCATGATTGCTGCTGAGTCTCTGGACCTGGGAACATGTATGGCAGGAGCTGTTCATCCTTTCATTCAAAATGGAAAAGCAGCCAAAAAGTTCAGAGAGAAATATGGAATACGTGAAAAAAGTCGCGAAGGGCTGTTCGTTCTTATGGGATATCCAAAGGTAAAATACACCAAAGCCATTAAACGAACTTTTGCTTCGGTTGACAGATTCTGA
- a CDS encoding ATP-binding protein produces MLVQFLFENFKCFKDETKLSLVASHLIKENQDNVIKTDKHNLLKSVVIYGPNASGKTKLLNAFQFMRLMVERSTNNAVDRGFSIDTFRLNTESKESPSFFEAVFILNDTQYRYGFELTKKNILAEWLYMKKDQEKELFYREEKVIDYDPSELKRIKSLVEEDMIREDSLLLTVLAQFNDQLSQKIVKWFHHVNMLSADGDTVQSYTLDKLTTPMKQKIVRLMKDADFSINDFVRHPINKNEIQTLHTVYDENKLRVDETPFMLEEESNGTIHFLSLTAPILDTLERGKILMIDELDSGLHHDLIVALLKLFHSKETNPHNAQLIFNTQNTNLLSADLFRKDQIYFVSKNRYGEATLTSAADFMLRPGTNIQKKYLEGRFGAVPYLKNMPQSFTTKKEENDENGD; encoded by the coding sequence ATGTTAGTTCAATTCCTTTTCGAAAACTTCAAATGTTTTAAAGACGAAACCAAATTAAGTTTAGTGGCGTCTCATCTGATAAAAGAAAATCAGGATAATGTTATCAAAACAGATAAACATAATCTGCTTAAATCGGTCGTAATATATGGTCCTAATGCCAGTGGCAAAACGAAACTGCTGAATGCTTTTCAGTTTATGCGATTAATGGTTGAACGGTCCACCAATAACGCTGTCGACAGAGGATTCAGCATAGATACTTTCCGTCTGAACACCGAATCAAAAGAAAGTCCCAGCTTCTTTGAAGCAGTATTCATACTCAATGACACGCAGTACAGGTATGGATTTGAACTTACCAAAAAGAATATTCTTGCCGAGTGGCTTTATATGAAAAAGGATCAGGAAAAAGAGCTGTTTTACCGCGAAGAAAAGGTTATTGATTACGATCCCTCAGAACTGAAACGCATAAAGAGTCTGGTAGAAGAAGATATGATTCGTGAAGATAGTTTGTTGCTTACCGTATTGGCACAGTTCAACGATCAGCTATCGCAGAAAATCGTAAAATGGTTCCACCACGTAAATATGTTATCAGCCGATGGCGACACTGTTCAAAGTTACACGTTGGATAAACTAACCACTCCAATGAAGCAAAAGATAGTTCGTCTGATGAAAGATGCCGATTTCAGCATCAATGATTTCGTGCGTCATCCAATTAATAAGAACGAAATTCAGACTCTGCATACAGTTTATGATGAAAATAAACTGCGTGTAGATGAAACACCATTCATGCTTGAAGAAGAGTCGAACGGCACCATTCATTTCCTTTCATTAACAGCTCCCATCCTGGATACTTTGGAAAGAGGGAAAATACTTATGATCGATGAATTAGACTCTGGATTACATCACGATCTTATTGTTGCTCTACTTAAGCTGTTTCATTCTAAAGAGACCAATCCGCATAATGCACAGCTGATATTCAATACACAAAACACAAATCTATTGTCGGCCGATCTATTCAGGAAAGACCAGATTTATTTTGTTTCCAAAAACAGATATGGAGAAGCAACGCTGACATCTGCAGCCGATTTCATGCTAAGACCGGGAACCAATATACAAAAGAAATATCTCGAGGGCAGATTTGGAGCTGTACCATATTTAAAAAACATGCCACAATCATTTACTACTAAAAAAGAAGAGAACGATGAGAATGGAGATTAA
- a CDS encoding RloB family protein — MRMEIKDGIKHISLDAKEHEPQIILRRRGEAPDLTRKAPTRSTLKRFLIVCEGKNTETSYFNQFKLPNVAIETVGLGYNTVSLVNKAVEIYSSKSDGDKPDEVWCVFDKDDFTNQLFSKAISIATEHNFFCAYSNQAFEYWLILHFVDHHGGLLHRNEYNEIINKHIRIFGASYAGKGSKIVTEHLFEILQSKDPATKRSRQDLAIERAKRIYSQKFNLLPANAESVTAVFKLVEEIVSN; from the coding sequence ATGAGAATGGAGATTAAAGATGGAATAAAACATATTTCTCTGGATGCCAAAGAACACGAACCACAAATAATACTGAGAAGAAGAGGCGAAGCTCCTGATTTAACAAGAAAAGCACCGACACGATCTACATTAAAAAGATTTCTGATTGTCTGTGAAGGGAAAAACACGGAGACTTCATACTTCAATCAGTTCAAGCTACCCAATGTGGCAATAGAAACTGTGGGACTTGGTTATAATACGGTCTCTTTGGTCAATAAGGCCGTTGAAATTTACTCTTCAAAATCCGACGGAGATAAACCGGATGAAGTGTGGTGTGTGTTTGATAAAGACGATTTCACAAATCAATTGTTTAGTAAGGCTATTTCAATAGCAACCGAGCATAACTTCTTCTGTGCTTATTCTAATCAGGCCTTTGAATATTGGCTTATACTGCATTTTGTAGATCATCACGGAGGACTGCTGCACAGAAATGAATACAATGAAATCATCAACAAACATATCAGGATATTCGGTGCAAGTTATGCAGGTAAAGGTAGTAAAATTGTTACTGAACATTTATTTGAAATATTGCAATCCAAAGATCCTGCAACAAAAAGGTCTCGTCAGGATCTTGCTATAGAAAGGGCAAAAAGAATCTATAGTCAGAAATTTAATTTATTACCGGCAAATGCCGAATCAGTAACAGCTGTTTTTAAGCTGGTGGAAGAAATTGTATCCAATTAA
- a CDS encoding transposase, producing MFLPLGLLDYFDLVNSESLEACLILFLKEKNFVPKECKTLPLHSKGFMPEIEVQDFSVRGKAVYLRIKRSRWEDIQTGKTYSRDLNLVATGTRITAHLQKYRE from the coding sequence ATGTTTTTGCCTTTAGGCCTGCTAGACTATTTTGACTTAGTCAACAGTGAATCCTTGGAAGCCTGTTTAATTCTGTTCCTTAAAGAGAAAAATTTTGTTCCCAAAGAATGCAAGACACTTCCTCTTCATTCAAAAGGATTTATGCCGGAGATCGAAGTTCAGGATTTTTCTGTACGCGGTAAAGCAGTCTATCTTCGAATTAAACGGAGCCGCTGGGAAGATATCCAAACCGGTAAAACATATAGTCGTGATTTGAATCTGGTTGCCACCGGCACTCGCATAACGGCTCACCTGCAAAAATATAGGGAGTAG
- a CDS encoding transposase, with the protein MDSYPITARSLELFFHVDGVQLERQYKEHLSDYQQWHQKEHAANYVLFSENIGPHMSIDETCVSNGELYTILSNKDAKGGKGCIAAVVLGTKSEDVEAVLDRIAPDIRQKVEEVTMDMANTMRKIIRHSFPKATQVIDRFHIQKLACDAVQEIRINYRWEAIQDETDAMEEAKGKAETYKTEILANGDTRKQLLVRSRYLLFKSADKWTQSQKERAAILFELYPKLKNAYGLSHSLRMIFAKNTVKDVARIALAKWYNKVEEAKLDSFNVIAATLYEHYQEVLNFFNNRATNASAESLNAKIKAFRASLRGVTDIPFFMFRLTKIYA; encoded by the coding sequence TTGGATTCATACCCGATTACGGCCCGCTCTCTTGAGCTATTCTTCCATGTAGATGGCGTTCAGCTAGAGCGTCAATATAAGGAACATCTGAGTGATTATCAGCAATGGCACCAAAAGGAGCATGCAGCTAATTATGTTCTTTTCTCCGAAAACATCGGTCCGCACATGAGCATTGATGAAACATGTGTTTCCAACGGAGAACTATATACTATTCTTTCAAACAAAGACGCCAAAGGAGGCAAAGGCTGTATCGCTGCAGTTGTGCTGGGAACTAAATCCGAAGATGTAGAAGCGGTTCTTGACAGAATAGCTCCTGATATACGCCAAAAGGTAGAAGAGGTAACGATGGATATGGCAAATACAATGCGCAAAATTATACGTCATAGTTTTCCAAAAGCAACACAGGTTATAGATCGTTTTCATATTCAAAAGTTAGCCTGTGATGCCGTACAGGAAATTAGGATAAATTATCGATGGGAAGCTATACAAGACGAAACGGATGCCATGGAGGAAGCTAAAGGTAAGGCAGAAACCTATAAAACGGAGATATTAGCCAATGGAGATACCAGAAAGCAGTTATTGGTCAGAAGTCGATATCTATTATTTAAATCAGCAGACAAATGGACTCAAAGTCAAAAAGAAAGAGCAGCTATATTATTTGAATTATATCCAAAACTAAAGAATGCTTATGGCTTATCACACTCATTAAGAATGATATTCGCAAAGAATACAGTCAAAGATGTGGCAAGAATAGCTTTAGCTAAATGGTATAATAAAGTGGAAGAAGCTAAACTGGATTCGTTCAATGTCATTGCAGCTACGTTATATGAGCACTATCAAGAAGTTTTGAACTTCTTCAATAATAGAGCGACAAATGCTTCTGCAGAATCACTTAATGCTAAAATCAAAGCATTCAGAGCATCACTAAGAGGTGTTACAGATATACCATTCTTTATGTTTAGGCTAACAAAAATTTACGCATAA
- a CDS encoding transposase, producing the protein METRPTTSRSLDAYYHINGDTFEKQYKEVLSGYRRWNEYSHADEWLIFPDNVGKRLCIDETSISDGELYTIVSNPEARGRKGSLVALVKGVSSNDVIDTLKLIPEDKRSVVEEVTMDLSNSMNLIIRRCFPKAKRTIDRFHVQKLACDALQEMRIAHRWDAIQADTDAKEEAKEKGEDYQPTTFANGDTQKQLLARSRYLLFKSMDKWTESQKERAAILFDIYPDIKEAYSLTHSLRMIFNKNTVKDAARMSLARWYDKVDNSGFKSFNVIAGTLYEHYDEVLNFFTNRATNAFAESFNAKIKQFRAQLRGVIDIKFFFFRLSKLYA; encoded by the coding sequence ATGGAGACGAGACCTACGACCTCCCGTTCGCTTGATGCTTATTATCATATAAACGGGGATACGTTTGAAAAACAGTATAAAGAAGTCCTGAGTGGCTATCGTCGATGGAATGAATATTCTCATGCGGATGAGTGGCTTATATTCCCGGATAATGTTGGTAAACGGCTTTGCATTGATGAGACATCCATAAGTGACGGCGAGCTTTATACCATAGTCTCCAACCCAGAAGCGCGTGGGAGAAAAGGGTCACTGGTAGCTTTGGTTAAAGGTGTTTCCTCAAATGATGTAATCGATACTTTAAAACTTATACCTGAAGATAAACGATCTGTCGTGGAAGAAGTTACAATGGACCTATCCAATAGCATGAATCTTATAATCCGAAGATGTTTTCCCAAAGCCAAGCGTACAATTGATCGTTTCCATGTTCAAAAGTTGGCATGTGATGCATTACAGGAAATGAGAATAGCACATCGTTGGGATGCCATTCAAGCCGATACGGATGCAAAAGAAGAAGCTAAGGAAAAAGGAGAAGATTATCAGCCAACCACATTTGCAAACGGTGATACGCAAAAACAATTGTTGGCAAGGAGTCGATATTTACTGTTCAAATCCATGGACAAATGGACGGAAAGCCAAAAGGAAAGAGCGGCAATATTGTTTGATATCTATCCCGATATAAAAGAAGCTTATTCTCTAACGCACTCACTGAGAATGATATTCAACAAGAACACGGTAAAGGATGCAGCCAGGATGTCACTTGCACGTTGGTATGACAAAGTGGACAACTCTGGCTTTAAAAGCTTTAATGTCATAGCAGGAACATTGTACGAACATTACGACGAGGTATTGAACTTCTTTACAAACAGGGCTACCAATGCGTTTGCAGAATCTTTTAATGCAAAGATCAAACAATTTAGGGCACAGCTTAGAGGAGTGATTGATATAAAGTTTTTCTTCTTTAGATTGAGTAAGCTTTATGCCTAG
- a CDS encoding IS4 family transposase: MNSAPIVYIRFDQKILIDMGKSINFTGQPVLSQLLKFIDKQKILDLSQKMGCERYVKSFDGYTHLVVMLFGVLKHFDSLRELEIGMFAEANKLQHLGIDYMVRRSTLAEANKRRSQEFFANVYSMLLEQYGPFLADSRSRKEQKDWERLLFMMDSTTISLFDNILKGVGRHPKSGKKKGGLKVHTVMRYVVGVPMVVQLTSAAKHDHYLLKEVHLPQNATLAMDRAYIDYAQFQRLTEEGVCYVTKMKKSLIYKVLKSTTYVNSKGLVTHTDQHIIFEKGDLRHTSRRVELWSKNKKKSAVLLTNNFELSVEDIEEIYKRRWAIETLYKQLKQNFPLHFFYGESVNAIEVQTWVVLIANLLCTIMQHKLKRHCSFSNLVTMARLMLMYYVDFIAFLEKPEKDWEYILQKANYEPPNVDPALEFVFD, encoded by the coding sequence ATGAATTCAGCCCCAATTGTCTATATTCGTTTCGACCAAAAAATCCTTATAGACATGGGCAAAAGTATAAATTTTACCGGACAGCCGGTTCTATCACAGCTATTAAAATTCATCGATAAGCAAAAAATCTTAGATTTAAGCCAGAAAATGGGTTGTGAACGTTATGTCAAGAGCTTTGATGGCTATACTCATCTTGTGGTTATGCTTTTTGGTGTGCTCAAACACTTTGATTCCTTACGCGAACTGGAGATTGGGATGTTTGCGGAAGCAAATAAGCTGCAACACCTTGGAATCGATTACATGGTTAGGCGTAGTACTCTGGCAGAAGCAAATAAAAGACGGTCTCAGGAGTTTTTTGCCAACGTCTATTCTATGCTGTTGGAACAATATGGGCCTTTTTTAGCGGACAGCCGCTCACGGAAAGAACAGAAAGATTGGGAACGACTGCTTTTTATGATGGATTCTACGACAATCAGCCTGTTTGACAATATTCTTAAGGGCGTTGGTCGTCATCCAAAAAGCGGAAAGAAGAAAGGCGGTCTGAAAGTCCACACGGTAATGCGCTATGTAGTAGGTGTCCCTATGGTTGTTCAACTGACATCCGCAGCCAAACACGACCATTATCTACTCAAAGAGGTTCATTTGCCTCAAAATGCCACTCTTGCTATGGATCGTGCCTATATTGACTATGCACAATTCCAACGATTGACAGAAGAGGGTGTCTGCTATGTTACAAAAATGAAGAAGAGCCTGATATACAAAGTGTTGAAATCCACCACTTATGTCAATTCTAAAGGTTTGGTAACGCATACCGACCAGCATATCATCTTTGAAAAAGGAGACTTGCGACATACTTCCAGGCGAGTAGAGTTATGGAGCAAGAATAAAAAGAAATCCGCGGTATTGCTAACCAATAATTTCGAACTATCTGTTGAGGATATTGAAGAAATTTACAAGCGGAGATGGGCTATTGAAACGTTATACAAACAGCTCAAACAGAACTTTCCGCTACATTTCTTCTATGGTGAGAGTGTCAATGCCATAGAAGTGCAAACATGGGTAGTTCTCATTGCTAATTTACTGTGTACAATCATGCAACATAAACTTAAAAGACACTGTTCTTTCTCTAATTTAGTTACCATGGCTAGACTTATGCTAATGTATTATGTCGATTTTATAGCTTTTCTTGAAAAACCCGAAAAGGATTGGGAATATATTCTTCAGAAAGCCAATTATGAGCCTCCAAATGTTGACCCCGCATTAGAATTTGTTTTTGATTAG